A region from the Candidatus Tumulicola sp. genome encodes:
- a CDS encoding DMT family transporter — protein sequence MTEKRKRIEGLWLGIIGTIAFSLTLPITRAAVPELGAGFLGLCRGLAAAIPALLLLLVLREPLPERKYWPSLFLVAAGAGIGFPLFSAIALRSLPSAHSAVVVGLLPAATALFAVLRGHERPRLGFWIACAGGVIAVLLFAAAEGSGRPQLPDLLLLIAVLGGGIAYAEGGRLARDMGGWRVISWALVFGAPFLVVPAIIVIAHTPLAAVSPKAWLAFAYLALIPQFVAFFPWYRALMLAGVARTSQIQLAQPVLTLGWSALLLHEHVSFLTLLASLLVIAAAAATQFTRVAPNTSELA from the coding sequence ATGACGGAGAAGCGCAAACGCATCGAAGGACTCTGGCTGGGTATCATCGGGACAATCGCCTTCAGCTTAACCCTTCCCATTACACGCGCGGCGGTACCGGAACTCGGGGCAGGCTTCCTCGGGTTGTGCCGCGGACTGGCCGCCGCCATTCCTGCACTGCTCTTACTTCTGGTTCTGCGAGAGCCGCTGCCTGAGCGGAAGTATTGGCCGAGCCTATTTCTTGTGGCGGCCGGCGCGGGGATTGGATTTCCGCTCTTCTCGGCGATCGCGCTGCGCTCGCTGCCGTCGGCGCATAGCGCAGTGGTGGTCGGATTGCTTCCGGCCGCCACTGCTTTGTTCGCGGTGCTGCGAGGTCACGAGCGGCCGCGTTTGGGATTTTGGATCGCGTGCGCGGGAGGCGTTATCGCGGTACTCTTATTCGCTGCGGCCGAGGGATCCGGCCGGCCTCAGCTGCCCGATCTTCTTCTGCTCATCGCCGTGCTGGGCGGCGGCATCGCGTACGCCGAGGGCGGAAGGCTCGCGCGCGATATGGGCGGCTGGCGCGTGATTTCGTGGGCGCTTGTTTTCGGCGCTCCGTTTCTCGTGGTGCCGGCGATCATCGTCATCGCGCACACGCCGTTAGCGGCCGTGTCGCCCAAAGCATGGCTCGCGTTCGCTTACCTGGCGCTCATCCCGCAATTTGTCGCATTCTTTCCGTGGTATCGCGCCCTCATGCTTGCCGGCGTTGCGCGCACGAGCCAGATCCAACTCGCGCAGCCGGTGCTCACGCTCGGTTGGTCGGCGCTGCTGCTGCACGAGCACGTCTCGTTCCTGACGCTGCTTGCGTCACTGCTGGTTATTGCTGCGGCTGCGGCGACGCAGTTCACGCGCGTCGCGCCGAATACTTCCGAGCTCGCTTAG
- the dacB gene encoding D-alanyl-D-alanine carboxypeptidase/D-alanyl-D-alanine-endopeptidase, translating to MPPNPRVNVAFRAKLGSVVCQTLVWLVLASGPAAAADSLQAQVNAIAERSPLNRAQLGVLAIEAATGRALAQHQADREFTPASTFKVLLSVTALETLGPQFRFRTQLLARGSLAGDRLDGDLILVGGGDPTLTAADLTGAAIAVARSGIREVRGTVLADESLYEGRRWGPNWSWDGMPFYYEAPIQALAIDKGTIDVVITPGARDGDRVGAALASPSPDYTIASIAVMSASPDDDPERCSHRPGTTRILIVGRMPLGASGETLHCAVEDSSARAVTVFRQALESAGVRVAATALGPRPANDEHDVIDQGPAPLPIAKRYPNAQVVWSHDSPPLIGIFRTMLAKSDNFTAEHVLKMLAVVKLKQRGSFIGGATVEQRFAVGLGIDRDAIDVNDGSGLSSTDKITPRGLVSILRHAAARPYGNDFINALPRAGMEGTLAYRFAGTDAAGRIRAKDGYMQHTIALAGYADTLHHGRVFFAVMIDEATGPPVPYFDLEDEIVRDLIDLP from the coding sequence ATGCCCCCGAATCCACGCGTAAATGTAGCGTTCCGAGCGAAGCTCGGAAGTGTGGTATGCCAGACTTTAGTCTGGCTCGTCCTCGCCTCTGGGCCTGCCGCCGCCGCCGACAGCCTGCAGGCCCAAGTCAACGCCATCGCCGAGCGCAGTCCGTTGAACCGCGCGCAGCTCGGCGTGCTGGCAATCGAGGCCGCCACCGGCCGCGCGCTGGCGCAGCATCAGGCCGATCGCGAGTTCACTCCGGCCTCCACCTTCAAAGTGCTGCTGTCCGTCACCGCGCTGGAGACGCTCGGCCCGCAATTCCGATTCCGGACGCAGCTGCTCGCGCGGGGTTCGCTGGCCGGCGACCGGCTCGACGGCGATCTCATCCTAGTAGGCGGCGGCGACCCGACGCTGACCGCCGCGGATCTGACCGGTGCCGCAATCGCCGTGGCGCGCTCGGGCATTCGAGAAGTTCGCGGCACGGTGCTCGCCGACGAATCGCTTTACGAGGGCCGTCGCTGGGGACCCAATTGGTCGTGGGATGGCATGCCGTTCTACTACGAGGCGCCGATTCAGGCGCTCGCGATTGACAAGGGCACCATCGACGTCGTCATCACCCCGGGCGCGCGCGACGGAGACCGCGTGGGCGCCGCGCTCGCATCGCCCTCACCCGACTACACCATCGCGTCCATTGCGGTCATGTCGGCCAGCCCCGACGACGATCCCGAGCGCTGTTCGCATCGGCCCGGCACAACGCGCATTCTCATCGTCGGGCGCATGCCGCTCGGCGCCTCGGGCGAAACGCTCCACTGCGCGGTAGAAGATTCGAGCGCGCGCGCCGTGACGGTTTTCCGGCAAGCGCTCGAAAGCGCCGGCGTGAGAGTTGCGGCCACGGCGCTCGGGCCGCGCCCGGCCAACGACGAGCACGATGTCATCGATCAGGGTCCTGCCCCGCTGCCGATAGCGAAGCGCTATCCCAACGCACAAGTCGTCTGGTCGCACGACTCGCCGCCGCTCATCGGCATCTTTCGAACGATGCTGGCCAAGAGCGACAACTTCACCGCCGAGCACGTCTTGAAGATGCTCGCCGTCGTCAAGCTGAAGCAGCGCGGCTCATTCATCGGCGGCGCGACCGTCGAACAGCGCTTCGCCGTCGGCTTGGGGATAGACCGAGACGCGATCGACGTCAACGACGGTTCGGGCTTGTCCTCGACGGACAAGATCACGCCGCGAGGTTTGGTCTCTATCCTGCGGCACGCGGCAGCGCGCCCCTACGGCAACGACTTCATCAACGCCCTGCCGCGCGCGGGCATGGAGGGCACGCTCGCCTATCGCTTCGCGGGTACCGACGCGGCGGGGCGCATACGCGCCAAAGACGGCTACATGCAGCACACGATCGCGCTCGCGGGTTACGCCGACACGCTGCACCACGGCCGCGTGTTCTTCGCGGTCATGATCGACGAAGCGACGGGTCCACCGGTGCCGTATTTCGACCTCGAAGACGAGATCGTCAGGGACCTCATCGATCTTCCCTAA
- the pbpC gene encoding penicillin-binding protein 1C, with protein MSKRWKAIIATLILVVGLCVVVRVLPYLWPIRAADIVQDRQAIDFTDRNGLTLGTLLTRDQEHTASVALNQVSPDFLHAIIAAEDANFYRHGPLEARAFARSIAEAVRARHFVSGASTIDMQLARMLHPVSSTIPGKLRQIWEAWRVGAGMSKDQILAAYVNRLPMGGNIYGVEAASRAYFGIPAAELNLARASLLAAIPNDPSFLNPYEHWKALKLRQTYVLERMVVHGDLTRAQADRAYAEQIFLQPRQQGIIAAPHFLFWLAQTLPPGTARVRTTIDRPLQQFVETQVQQVIGELKSRNVHHAAALVLDNHSGEVLAYVGSPDYFSDVRNGRNDGVQALRQPGSTLKPLLYQYALENDIIRPNTILADVPAHYAIPGGLLYSPSDYSSTFQGPVRVRIALADSLNVPAIRVLERVGVPRFLSRLHELGFKHLTKPPEFYGLGLTLGGGEVSLWELAHAYVTMAREGDAIALVTRLDEPGLKPRHYNVEGGERIGTPVTWQLVTDIISDNYARAKSFGVQSVLALPFATAVKTGTSSDFRDTWTVGYSTDYTVAVWVGNFDGEPMRRVSGVAGAAPLWNRIMLHLHEQREPAPFPPPGDLVRRPICATTGLRPTPACGSAIVYEYFFPADIAEYEHRMELRPLSPEYDEWLAAQHQAVGAAQGFRILSPHDGDYYLVFPASLDPAARQRLEFQAVSIPGQAVEWKLNGRRLASTSPDSVFWSLRAGRWTLEAKSGHYNDKVTFEVAPARPHLGARGFSFATAPQGKGTK; from the coding sequence GTGTCAAAGCGCTGGAAAGCGATCATCGCAACGCTGATCCTTGTCGTCGGCCTTTGCGTGGTCGTGCGCGTGCTGCCGTACTTGTGGCCGATCCGCGCGGCCGACATCGTTCAAGATCGCCAAGCCATCGACTTCACCGACCGCAACGGGCTGACGCTCGGCACGTTGCTCACGCGCGATCAAGAGCACACCGCCTCGGTGGCGCTCAACCAAGTGTCGCCCGACTTCTTGCACGCCATCATCGCCGCCGAAGATGCGAACTTCTATCGCCACGGGCCGCTCGAGGCGCGCGCGTTCGCCCGCTCGATCGCTGAAGCCGTACGCGCTCGCCACTTCGTCAGCGGCGCGTCTACCATCGACATGCAGCTCGCGCGCATGCTGCACCCGGTGTCGAGCACGATTCCCGGTAAACTGCGCCAGATCTGGGAGGCGTGGCGCGTCGGCGCCGGCATGAGCAAAGATCAGATCCTCGCAGCCTACGTCAATCGTCTGCCGATGGGGGGCAACATCTACGGCGTCGAGGCTGCGTCGCGTGCGTACTTTGGAATCCCGGCTGCGGAACTGAATTTGGCGCGGGCGAGCCTGCTCGCGGCGATCCCCAACGATCCGTCCTTCCTCAATCCATACGAGCACTGGAAAGCTTTGAAACTTCGCCAGACGTACGTGTTGGAGCGGATGGTCGTGCATGGCGACCTCACGCGCGCGCAAGCCGACCGCGCGTATGCGGAGCAGATCTTCTTGCAGCCGCGCCAGCAGGGCATCATCGCCGCACCGCACTTCTTGTTCTGGCTGGCGCAGACGTTGCCGCCCGGCACTGCGCGCGTGCGGACCACGATCGACCGGCCGTTGCAGCAGTTCGTCGAGACGCAAGTGCAGCAGGTGATCGGCGAGCTGAAATCGCGCAACGTGCATCACGCGGCGGCGCTGGTACTCGACAATCATAGCGGCGAAGTGCTCGCCTACGTCGGTTCACCGGATTATTTCTCCGACGTCCGCAATGGGCGCAACGACGGCGTGCAGGCGTTACGGCAGCCCGGCTCGACGCTCAAGCCGCTGCTCTATCAGTATGCGCTCGAGAACGATATCATACGGCCCAACACCATTTTAGCCGACGTGCCCGCGCACTACGCGATCCCGGGCGGGCTGCTCTATAGCCCGAGCGATTACAGCTCGACTTTCCAGGGGCCGGTGCGCGTGCGCATCGCCTTGGCCGACTCGCTCAACGTTCCGGCGATCCGCGTGCTCGAACGCGTCGGCGTGCCGCGTTTCCTTTCTCGTCTGCATGAGCTCGGCTTCAAGCATCTCACCAAGCCGCCGGAATTTTACGGCTTGGGGCTGACGTTGGGCGGAGGCGAAGTCAGTTTGTGGGAGCTGGCCCACGCGTATGTCACGATGGCGCGCGAGGGCGATGCGATTGCGCTGGTGACGCGATTGGATGAACCGGGGCTAAAGCCCCGGCACTACAACGTTGAGGGCGGAGAGCGCATCGGCACGCCCGTGACATGGCAGCTGGTGACCGACATCATCAGCGACAACTACGCGCGCGCCAAATCGTTCGGCGTGCAATCGGTGCTGGCGCTGCCCTTCGCGACGGCGGTGAAGACGGGAACGTCCTCGGATTTCCGTGACACTTGGACGGTCGGATATTCGACCGACTACACGGTCGCGGTGTGGGTCGGCAATTTTGACGGCGAGCCGATGCGCCGCGTGTCGGGCGTCGCCGGCGCCGCGCCGCTGTGGAACCGGATCATGCTGCACCTCCACGAGCAGCGCGAACCGGCGCCGTTCCCGCCGCCCGGCGACCTGGTCCGCCGGCCCATCTGCGCGACCACCGGATTGCGGCCGACGCCGGCGTGCGGCTCCGCCATCGTCTACGAATATTTCTTCCCGGCGGATATCGCGGAGTACGAACACAGAATGGAACTGCGTCCGCTGTCGCCCGAGTACGATGAGTGGCTTGCCGCGCAACATCAGGCTGTCGGAGCAGCACAAGGCTTTCGCATCCTCTCGCCGCACGACGGCGACTACTATCTGGTTTTTCCGGCGAGTTTGGACCCAGCGGCGCGCCAGCGTTTGGAGTTTCAGGCCGTCTCCATACCCGGGCAGGCCGTGGAATGGAAGCTGAACGGGCGGCGACTTGCGTCCACCTCACCGGACTCGGTTTTTTGGTCGCTGCGCGCGGGGCGGTGGACGCTCGAGGCCAAGAGTGGGCACTATAATGATAAGGTGACCTTTGAGGTCGCGCCGGCACGTCCCCACCTGGGAGCGAGAGGGTTTTCGTTTGCGACTGCGCCGCAGGGGAAGGGCACCAAATGA